The Desulfobaccales bacterium nucleotide sequence ATCCCCAGGTCCAGGGCCCCTCCCAGGATGAGGAGCAGGAGGGGCAGGATGAGGGCCAGCTCCAGGGTGACGTTGCCGGTTTCCCGGGGCCGGCGATGTGCGATCACCAGCGAATGGTTCATCTCCTCCTCCAGCCCGCGATCTGCCACCGGTGGGTAAATCAGTGGAGCTGCCGGCCTGGGTCCTCGCCATGGCCTGCAATGAGCCTCTCAGCCGATGGTCGGCAGCCAGGGTCCATCTTTTTTATCGGCCAAAGACGCAGAAAACTTTAATGGCGGGATTTTGCAGGGAGGAAATATTCGGCCTTCACAAGCAGGGCGCCGGCACTTTGGCTTCCGCCCATTCCCGGGACTTTGATGGGCACCTTCCCGGTTCAGGCAGGACCGGGACCGCCGGCTAGAAGGGGGAAGGAGAGACCAAGTTTCCCTCCTTCCCCCCATCAAACCTAGTCGCTTATCTGCTCTGGCTCACCTTGACATTCACCCCGGCCACGGAGATGGTGGCGTTGCGGGTCCGACGGGTAAGATTCGGCGAGACATTAAACAGCACTGTGCCGCTCCCGGTCACATACCCGGTGGGCGAGGTGATGGTGATCCAGGAGGCGCTGGTGGTGGGCTTCCAGGAGCTGCAGCCGCTGGCGGCGGAAGCAGTGACGGTGATCTTATAGCCGGTGCCGCCGGTGCGGGGGACGCTAAAGCTCGTGGGGCTGACGCTGTAGGTGCAGCTGGGCGGCGGCGGACTGGGACTGGCGGCCTGGTAGGCGATGGTGTAATACCCGAACTCGCAGCCCTTGGGGGTGGCGCTGTTGGGCGCCAGCTGGTCATAGCCGATCCAGAAATAGCCGCTCATGCCCCAGCCGGTGCCCCAACTATTTTTGGCCAGAAAGGCCTGCTGGACGTCGTCATAGCCCACCAGTAAAATGGCGTGGCCGCCCTGGTAAGTGCCGGAGGTGTAGTGGTAGACCCCGCTTTTGTAGTAGTAAAAATCTGAGTAGACGTCCATGGTGGTGACCAATGGCCCATAAGTGTACAGGGCGTTTTTCAGGGCCTCCACCGTGGGCGAGGTGGCGCAGACATAGGCCCAGGCGTCGATGTCATAGGTGCTGGTGAAGACGGTGCTGCAGGCGCTGCTGCAGGTGCCGTTGGTGGCGGTATAGGGGTAGCAGGACTCCAGCGGCAGGCCGGTATCCCGGATGTAGTTTGAGGCTGAGCCGATATAGCCGCCGGCGCAGGAGCCCGCCCCGGAGCAGGAGACCAGCACCTGCTCCGACAGGTCAAGATTTACTCCCGGAGTATTTTGGAGCCGGAGCTGATAGGACTCCAGGGCCCCAGCGGTGGCAAAGGCCCAGCAACTGCCGCAGTTTCCCTGATTGCGCACCGGCGTGACCCAGTTGCCGTTGTTGTTGCGCCAATCCAGGGCGGTGGGGAGCCCGGTCAGGGGTTCCTGGACGGCGGTGAGCAGCTCTTCGCCATCCGGCTCATGCTTCTTGATCAGCCCCACCAAGGCCCGGCGCTTTTCCTTGGGGAGACGGGAGATGGGGTTCTCCCCGGCCTGCCAGCGACCCCCCCGGGCTTTGATGGCCGCCTGGATGTCCGCCAGCTCATCCGCCCATGCAGGCATCCCGAAAAAGAGGATCGCCAGGGCCAGAGCCACGCCGGTAAACCGGTGCAACTTTATCCGATGCTCCTTCATGAGATTCGCTCCTTTTCTTCCCAAGACTGGGACGATCGCCAGCCGGGGAGCCCCGCCTCCTGGCAGTGGCCTTTCCCGCCAGGTGCAGGCGCCTGCCTCATTCCCTCTATCGGCGACAAAAGGTAAGGGGATTATTTTTGCCCTTTTTCCAGAGGGCCTGGCCTTATCCGTCCCGGCGAGACTCAGACCCGCTCAAACAACGGCCGGCCCAACAGCCCCGTGGGCCGGAAAATCAACAGCACCAAAAGCAGGGAAAAGGCGACGAAATCCCGATAGGTGGAGGAGGGCAGGATGACCGGAGTGAAGATCTCCACCAGCCCGAGAATGAACCCCCCCAGCATGGCCCCCCGGATATTGCCGATCCCCCCCACCACCGCGGCGATGAAGGCCCACCAGCCGATGCGGATGCCCATGTAAGGGTCCAGCACCGGATAGGCCAGCCCATACATCAGGCCCCCGGCGGCGGCGATGGCGGAGCCCAGGGCAAAAGTGAGGGAGATGACCCGGTCCGCCGGCACCCCCATCAAGGGCACCAAGACCCGGTTGTAAGAGATGGCCCGCATGGCCATGCCCAACAGGGTACGGCGCACCAGAAGATCCAACATGACCATGATGGCCGCCGCCAGGAGGATGATGAGGAGCTGCAAGGGGGTCACCGCCAGCCCCCCCAAAGGCAGCACGGTGGCGGGAATGAGGGCGGGGAACTGCCGCGGTTCCGGCCCCAGCATGGCCAGGGTGAAGTTCTCCAAAAACAGCCCCACCCCCAGGGCAGTGATCACCGCGGACACCCGGGGCGCTCCCCGCAGCGGCCGGTAAGCCAACCGCTCGATGAGCACCCCCAAAAGCGCCGTCAGGGTCATGCTAAAGGTAAGAGCGCCAAGAAACACCATAAGCGGCGGCAACTTGTACGGCAACCCCAGGAGAAACAGCGCCCCGGCCAGGCTGAGATACGCCCCCACCATGAAGATGTCCCCATGGGCGAAATTGATCATGGTGAGGATGCCATACACCATGGTGTAACCCAGGGCAATGAGGGCATAGACGCTCCCCAACTGCACCGCATTCAAAACATGCTGCCCCAGGGTCTCGATCATGGCGGATGAGCGTGGGGGAGGGGGCTAAGGGCCGCAGGCCCTTACCCCCTCCCCCAGCCCCCCACCCCCAATCCCATAAAGGGTGGGGAGGGGGGTGCGGGGGGAGGGCAGGGAGCGGTGCTCCCTGGCCCTCCCCCCGGGTTTATTTACGGTGCCACGCTGGCGTGGTAGGTGAATTTGCCGCTCTTTATCTGGAGGATGACGGCGCTCTTGATGGGGTCGCCGGTGCCTTTGAAGCTCATCTTGCCGGTGACGCCTTCAAACTCCCGGATGGAGGCCAGGGCGTCCCTCAGTTTCTGGCGGTCCGGGGTCCCGGCCTGGGCCAGGGCTGCCAGGATCAGGCTGCCGGCGTCGTAGGTGAGGGCGGCCACGTCATCCGGGGTCTTGCCGTAGCGTTCCTGGTAGTCCCGGATGAATTTTCTGGCCTTTTCCGTGGCGATGTCGGGGGCATAGTGGGTGCTGAAGAAGCTGCCTTCCAGGTCCGGGCCCCCCAGCTTCAGGAGTTCCTCGCTCCCCCAGGAATCCGAGCCGATGATGGGGCAGGTGAGTCCCAGGCGCCGGGCCTGCTGCACCTGCAGGGGCACTTCGTTGTAGTAGTTGGGGAGGAAGAGCACCTGGGGGGTGGCGCCCTTAATCTTGGTGAGCTGGGAGGAGAAATCCATATCCCCTTTGGTGTAGGATTCAAAGGCCACCACCTTGCCCCCGGATTCTTCAAAGAACTTTTTGAAGAATTCGGCGATGCCCTTGTTGTATTCCGAGGCCACATCATAGAGCACTGCGGCGGTGTCCGCCTTCAGGTTCTCCCGGGCGAACTTGGCCATTACCTGACCCTGAAAATCGTCGATGAAGCAGGCCCGGAAGACGTATTTCTTGCCTTCGGTGGTCTTGGGGTTGGTGGACCAGGGGGAGACCATGGGGGTTTGGGCATCCTCGCAGATCCGGGCTGCGGGGATGGCGTTCCCCGAGGCGTTGGGGCCGATGACCGCCACCACCCCGTTTTGGGTGATGAGCTTCTGGGCCGCTGCGGCGGCGGATTCGGCTTTATCTTCGTTGTCCTCGATGAAAAGTTTGAGAGTGTAGGCCTTGTCACCCAGTTTGACCCCGCCCATCTGGTTGACCTGGGCGGCCAGAAGTTCCGCGGCGTTCTTGCAGGAGGCCCCCACCGCCGGCTTGCTGCCGGTGAGTTCGGCGTTGACTCCCAGGCGCACTTCGTTGGCCTCCGGCCGGCCGCACCCTGATAAGGCCGCCAGGCAGCAGAGGACTGCCACGATCCCCGCACACCACTCCAAGCGTTTCATCCCCGTGGTTCTCCGGCCAATTAGAATCTTAATTTATATTGGTATATTAGGCGCACCATAGCAGAAAGCCGGCTTCAGGGTCAATCCGAAATGTGTCCTGCCCTCCTTTGTCTCTTCCGCCCGGGGTCGTTCTCTGCCACAATCGGGGTGCACTGTTCTGCCAGAAAGGAGCCTGGGATGCTTCAGGACAAAGCGGCCATTCTGCGGCGGATTTATCTCTTTTCCGGCCTTTCGGAAGAGGACCTGGCGGCGGTGGCCAAGCTGGCCCTTTCCCGGGATTTTTCCAAGGAGGCCATCATCTTCTGGGAGGGCCGGGAGGCCGCCGGCTTTTTCATCCTCCTGGAGGGCCAGGTGAAACTGGTGAAGAGCTCCCCGGACGGCAAGGAGTACATCCTGCGCCTGGTGGGGCCGGGGGAGACCTTCGGTGAGGCCGCGGTGCTGGCCGAGGATGTCTATCCGGCCACCGCAGTGGCCTTGAGTGACTGCCGCACCCTGTTTTTTCCCAAAGGCCCCTTTCTGGCCCTGCTCACCGCCTCCCCCCGCCTGGCCCGGAACATGCTGGCCACCATGAGCCGCCTCCTCTACCACCTCACGAGACAGTTGGAGGATCTGTCTTTAAAAGAGGTCTCCGCCCGTCTGGCCCGCTTTATTTTGGACCAATGTCTGAGTATCCACGGGCAGGTGGCTCCGGGCCTGGTGATCGAACTGAATATTTCTAAAACTCATCTGGCTTCCTATCTGGGAACCATTAGCGAAACTCTCTCCCGCACCCTGGCCCGCTTCAAGGCGCTGGGGGTCATCAGCGAAGAAAAGGGGCGCATCACCATCAAGGAACCTCAACTGCTGGAGAACATCGCCCGGGGGATCAAGGTATGACATATAAGGCGCCTGGGTGAAAAATAAAAATGATAATAATCAAAAAATTGTCTTGACAGAAATAGATGTCCGTCATTATAAAAACTAAAGAAACGGTTGTGGATGTACCAGCTGATCCGGTTTTCTAAACCACGGAAAGGATTAACACCCCATGGCGACGGAAATCCTTAAATTAACGGCTCAGATTGTTATCTCCCACGCCTCCATGAGTGAACTCACTCCTAAGGAATTGGTGGAGGAAATCCGGGACGTTTACCACCTCCTCAGCTCCTTAGAGGCCGGGGCTCCGGCGGAAGTGGCGCCGGTGGAGAAACCGGCCATGCCGGAGGAAATCAAAAAACCTCCCATCCCCCTGGAGGATATCGTCCAGGAGAAGTTTGTCGTCTGCCTGGAATGCGGCAAGCGGATGCGCACCCTCAAGGCCCATATCCGCAAGGCCCATGGACTCACGCCTCAGGAATACTTCCGGCGTTACGGCCTGGACCCCAAAAAATACCCCTTGGTCTGCCGGGAGTATTCGGAACAGCGCCGGGTGCTGGCCAAAGAGAAGGGTCTGGGCGAAAAGGGCGCGGCCCGGCGAAAAGCCACCGCGTAATCCTGGCAGCACAGGGGGACAGATCCCCGGTGCGGGGATGACGCCGCCGGGGGGGAAGAGGGGCTTGCCCGGGCAGTCCCTCTTCTCTTTTCCCGGCCCGTTCCTTTCCCGCTGCGCCGCCCCTAGGAGGGCCGATGCCACCGGTGCCTTTGGAACCTGCCACCCGACGCCGCCTCCTTAGGGCCGCTGCGGCTGTGCTGGAAAAAGCCTACGCTCCTTATTCCGGCATCCGGGTGGGTGCGGCGGTGCTCACCGACCAGGGGCGGATCTTCTCCGGCGCCAACCTGGAGAACGCCTCCTATGGCCTCACCCTGTGTGCTGAACGGGTAGCAGTGGCCCGGGCTGCCGCCACGGTGGGGGGAGAAAACCTGCGTCTTAAGGCCGTGGCCGTGGCCAGCGACCGGCCGGGGCCCTTTCCCCCCTGCGGCGCCTGCCGCCAGGTGCTGGCGGAATTCGGGCCGCAGACCCTCATCCTCTACCCGGGGGAGGCGGGCCTGGAAGAGAGGCCGCTGGCCGACCTCCTGCCCCAAAGCTTTGGCCTCCAGCCCCCCCGAACTCCCTAGCTCCAAAGACGGGAATTTTCCTTCCCTGCCTTGCAGCTTCGCCGCCCGCACTTTAACTTAGAAGGCAAAGGCTGCCTGCGGAGTCCGGCATCGACGGGGGAATTATTCTCCCCACCTTATCAGGGCGTCCCCGGGGAGATATAATGGAAAATCATGGCCAGGAATGGGGCCAGGGGAGCAGAGCCCCAGGGGCAAGGGTGTCTCCTCCCTCACCCCGAAGGCAGTGCCAGGCCCACCCGGGGAAACCCGTCGCCGGAGTTGCTAAGGTGATTTGCGCATCTCACAGAGGAGGCGGACATGGGCTACACACTGATGGGTTTGAAAAACAAGATCGAGGAGATGTACCCGGAAATCGTCCGGCACGGCATCGTCTGCAGCGTCACCTTTGACGAGGCCAAAAACGCCTACATCGTGCATTTCAAAAAGGATCATCACGAACTGACCACTCATCTGGAGAAGGCCGACGCCGATGCCTGCATGGAAGGCCAAAAGTGCGTCTACCTGGGGGTGCAGATCGGCCAGTTCATCAAGAATTTCGAGGCCTAGGAGACTTCACGTCTTCACTTTCCAGAGGGAAAGGTAAAGAGAGCCATGGCCGGGAAATACGCGCTGTTCGCCTTCAACGGCGAAGCCATGTGTTTTGTGCATGTGCTCCTCAATGCCCTGGACCTAGCGGCCCGGGGCCATGAGGTGCAGATCGTGGTGGAGGGGGCCGCCTGCGGGCTGGTGCCGAAATTCACGGAAGCTGGCAGTCCGCTGGCCCCGCTTTGGAGCCAGGCCCGGGACAAGGGCCTGGTGGCCGGGGTCTGCCGGGCCTGCGCCGCCAAGCTGGGGACGCTCACGGCCGCCGAAGCCCAGGGGCTGCCCCTGCTGGCCGATATGCAGGGCCACGCCGGCATGGGCGCCTTCATCGACCGGGGCTTCACCATCATCACCTTCTGAGGGCGTCAGCCCAGGAGGGGATTGACGGAAAAGGAAGCTCCTGTCAGCCCCCTCCGGGCGCCGAGGAGGTTTGGTATCCATGTGGTTTTCACGCCCACCCAGCCTGCCGCGGGTGGAAAAATTCCGCCAACGCCGCCGCCGGGCCCGCTGGCTGGGGGCCATTCTCTATGGCCTCATCCTGGCCGGCCTCCTGGGCGGGGTCGGGGTCGGGGTCTACATTTATTATTTCCACCTCCAGGATCTGCCGGACATCTCCTCCATCAAGGAGTACCGCCCGCCGGTGATAACCCGCATCTACGCCCGGGATGGACGCCAGATGGGGGAGTTTTATGCCGAAAGGCGCATTGAGGTGCCCTACAGCCGCCTGCCGCGGCACCTCATCCTGGCCTTTGTGGCCGCGGAGGACGCCCGTTTCTTCGAGCATCCCGGGGTGGACATCTTCGGTATTGTCCGGGCCTTCTTCCGCAACCTGGAGGCGGGCGAGATCGTTCAGGGGGGGAGCACCATCACCCAGCAGCTGGTGAAGCGCATCCTTTTGACCTCCGAGAAGAGCTTCGGCCGCAAGATCAAGGAAGCGGTGCTGGCCTACCGCATCGACAACTACCTCAGCAAAGAGGAGATCCTGGAGCTCTACCTCAACCAGATCTTTTTGGGGCACGGCGCCTACGGAGTGGAGGCCGCCGCCCAGGAATACTTCTCCAAGCATGTGGAGGACCTCACCCTGGCCGAGGCCGCCCTTCTGGCGGGCATCCCCAAGGCCCCCAGCCGCTATTCCCCTTACATGAACCCCCGCCACGCCAAGGAGCGCCAGGCCTACGTGCTGAAGCGCATGGCCGAGGTGGGTTTCATCAGTCAGGCGGAAGCCCAGGCGGCCCTGCGCCAGGAGATCAAGCTCAAACCCCACCGGCCGGGCTGGATCAAGGAGTGCGGCTATTTCACCGAGCATGTCCGGGGACTTCTGGAGGA carries:
- a CDS encoding C1 family peptidase is translated as MKEHRIKLHRFTGVALALAILFFGMPAWADELADIQAAIKARGGRWQAGENPISRLPKEKRRALVGLIKKHEPDGEELLTAVQEPLTGLPTALDWRNNNGNWVTPVRNQGNCGSCWAFATAGALESYQLRLQNTPGVNLDLSEQVLVSCSGAGSCAGGYIGSASNYIRDTGLPLESCYPYTATNGTCSSACSTVFTSTYDIDAWAYVCATSPTVEALKNALYTYGPLVTTMDVYSDFYYYKSGVYHYTSGTYQGGHAILLVGYDDVQQAFLAKNSWGTGWGMSGYFWIGYDQLAPNSATPKGCEFGYYTIAYQAASPSPPPPSCTYSVSPTSFSVPRTGGTGYKITVTASAASGCSSWKPTTSASWITITSPTGYVTGSGTVLFNVSPNLTRRTRNATISVAGVNVKVSQSR
- a CDS encoding branched-chain amino acid ABC transporter permease, whose translation is MIETLGQHVLNAVQLGSVYALIALGYTMVYGILTMINFAHGDIFMVGAYLSLAGALFLLGLPYKLPPLMVFLGALTFSMTLTALLGVLIERLAYRPLRGAPRVSAVITALGVGLFLENFTLAMLGPEPRQFPALIPATVLPLGGLAVTPLQLLIILLAAAIMVMLDLLVRRTLLGMAMRAISYNRVLVPLMGVPADRVISLTFALGSAIAAAGGLMYGLAYPVLDPYMGIRIGWWAFIAAVVGGIGNIRGAMLGGFILGLVEIFTPVILPSSTYRDFVAFSLLLVLLIFRPTGLLGRPLFERV
- a CDS encoding ABC transporter substrate-binding protein, with protein sequence MKRLEWCAGIVAVLCCLAALSGCGRPEANEVRLGVNAELTGSKPAVGASCKNAAELLAAQVNQMGGVKLGDKAYTLKLFIEDNEDKAESAAAAAQKLITQNGVVAVIGPNASGNAIPAARICEDAQTPMVSPWSTNPKTTEGKKYVFRACFIDDFQGQVMAKFARENLKADTAAVLYDVASEYNKGIAEFFKKFFEESGGKVVAFESYTKGDMDFSSQLTKIKGATPQVLFLPNYYNEVPLQVQQARRLGLTCPIIGSDSWGSEELLKLGGPDLEGSFFSTHYAPDIATEKARKFIRDYQERYGKTPDDVAALTYDAGSLILAALAQAGTPDRQKLRDALASIREFEGVTGKMSFKGTGDPIKSAVILQIKSGKFTYHASVAP
- a CDS encoding Crp/Fnr family transcriptional regulator; this translates as MLQDKAAILRRIYLFSGLSEEDLAAVAKLALSRDFSKEAIIFWEGREAAGFFILLEGQVKLVKSSPDGKEYILRLVGPGETFGEAAVLAEDVYPATAVALSDCRTLFFPKGPFLALLTASPRLARNMLATMSRLLYHLTRQLEDLSLKEVSARLARFILDQCLSIHGQVAPGLVIELNISKTHLASYLGTISETLSRTLARFKALGVISEEKGRITIKEPQLLENIARGIKV
- a CDS encoding MucR family transcriptional regulator, with translation MATEILKLTAQIVISHASMSELTPKELVEEIRDVYHLLSSLEAGAPAEVAPVEKPAMPEEIKKPPIPLEDIVQEKFVVCLECGKRMRTLKAHIRKAHGLTPQEYFRRYGLDPKKYPLVCREYSEQRRVLAKEKGLGEKGAARRKATA
- a CDS encoding cytidine deaminase, with amino-acid sequence MPLEPATRRRLLRAAAAVLEKAYAPYSGIRVGAAVLTDQGRIFSGANLENASYGLTLCAERVAVARAAATVGGENLRLKAVAVASDRPGPFPPCGACRQVLAEFGPQTLILYPGEAGLEERPLADLLPQSFGLQPPRTP